A segment of the Synergistaceae bacterium genome:
CCCGAGGGCGTGATAAAATCGGATTGAGCCATTATGTCGACTATGGCGGGCCTTATGGCATGACCTACGGGGGAAGCAGCCGGTCCGTCTACAATCCCAAGCACATGCAGACCTGGCAGCTCTACTACAAAGAATCAGATGTTAACGGCACCCACGACCCCGAGACCAAAGTCACGATGGATTTCCCCTATAAAAATGATACTCGAAAGGGATACCGTTGGGACATGCGCGAGATAAAGGACGGAGCGAGCAAAGGCGTGCCAATTGTCTGGAGAACTCGGCATCTTGTCAAACTGACCGTTCTCGAGATCACACGGGATATCCTCGCGTCGGAGGTAGAGGAGGATTGGCGGTCTAGAATACACCACGACGGCTCCACGGATATGACATACGACCCTAAAGACATCATTCACCAAGCGGGCGACCTATTTGTCCGGCTGGAAATGGTACAAGTTAAAAACATCGACGACAACGTCGCGAACGACATCAATGACTCTCGGCAGTACTACTACTCCAAACCCATTTGGTTCGGCAAATTCAGAGGGGACTATTGGAGGGGAGACTCACCCTCTCTCTTTAAAAAGATGGGAAACAATATGGCGCACACCGTGTCACCTCCAGAACCCAAAGGAGGCGACAGGAAGACGTTCCAGCGTCGAGGCATGAGAATACGGTCCTGGAAGGATAATTTCGTGGGCTGGGACTTCGAAAATCCGAACCACGCGAGCGGAACCTACACCTGGAAAGATGACCTTATCGGGAAAAAACCACGGCATCCAGATCTGACATTAGGAAACGACACGGTTTGGACACCGCCTATCGCCATCGACCTGAAAGGATACGGCGTCCAAGGCGACTGGGGCAACCATGGGCAACACCCCAAAATTCAGAATGAGTGGCAAAATCCCGAGCACAGCCAATTCGGTCACAATAGCGTCGGCGCCAATGGGGAAGTCGGAACCAACAATAAGGGTTTTACAAACGATGTTCATTCCAACTATCAATGGGGGGATCGTCGCGGCGATACCTACGGAAATTATGCTTTTGTCGGCCAGAAAGTGAAGTTCGAGAGGAGAGAGAAAGGCAACAATCCTTCATATGTTTACGCCTATAACGGATATTATGACGACAAAATCTACGGTCGCTTGAGCATACAAAGACACTACGGTGTCAGCACTCCCCTTTATGGACTCTATGCCCTGCGAGGATGGGACTACCTCCTTCAAGACTTTACCAGCGCAAGTGGTCCCACTTACGACTTCAATGGTCTCAGCTACGCTGATGTCGCTGGGAAAAGATTCAGCTACCCCAACAAGCGTTTTCTGATGGTGGTGCAGGGCCTACAGATGTCCTATCAGCCTAGCCGTATCGACCTGAAGGGAGACTTTGTTCAGCCCAACCTCAACGCCGGCTCCATCAATTACTATCGCCGGGCTCCAGCAGGAACCCCCGATGTCGTTTTTAGAAAGGATCGCGTCCGTACTTTGGGGTTCCGCTTCTGGTCGGGCCCCGGTGGCAAAACGATGATTGGCGCCAACCTTAACAACCCCAATCAGTTCAAGTTTTACGATATGTGGTTTGATGAAGGGTTCACACCAAAGGAAGTTCGCACCATCCTGGGGTTGGATCCCAAACAATTCACGGACTCCACGCTGGATACGGAAATACCTAAACTTTACGAAACCCAGTAAAATCCAATAGAGAATAGGAGAGAAAAGCAATGACGAAGACCGGCGGAGTGATGAGAGAGTGTGTTTTTTCGCGATCACGGCGCGGAAGCGCGTTGCCTATAGCGATTATCGTGATGTTGCTTTTTATGATATTTTCCGCGGGAATGCTTGCATTGTCCAGGATGAACGTATCGCACGTCATTTTTTTCGAGCGCCGAAACGTTCTAGAACAGGCAACTCTGAGCTTGGCCCAGGCACTAGCTGACGAGATCGTGGAAAACGCGAGCGTCTGGTGGGCTGGCGATCCGACCGCAACGGGAAAGGGCGAACTCAATGTGCATTCCGGCCTGGGATTGGATATCCCCAAGATGAAATTTACCTACAGCGTGATTCCTGACAAACCCGACGCCTACATTCTCTTCGTTCGGGGCGAATACTCAGACAGTTCCAATGACGCGATATGGGGAGTATCGTTGGACATCTACCCAGACGCTTCCAATAAACTTCTGGTCCATTGGTCAAAGTCCGTTCAATTAGATGAATAAGATAAGATGAATAAGATAAGATGAATAAGATAGGATGAATAAAATAGGATAAATAAGATAGGATAAATAAAATAGGATGAATAAGATTAGGTATGGATAAGATAAGTGATATGAATAAGGTAGGTGGATAGATAAGACATGAAATCCGAACATGTATTTAGGACGTTTCATCCACGCGAAAAGAAGGGATTTTCGCTGATAGAGGTAATTTGCGCGTTGGTGATTTTGTTTTTGGTGATTTTGTCGACCTTGGCTGTGCTCGACTATACCCTGAAGGTCACCGTGGCCTCTCGAAATCGAATGGGCGCCTTTGCCGCGGCCGAACGAATGGCGGTTTTCGTTCTGGCGTCGAGTAAAGGCGCATCAAATCCACAGATGGACTCCAGCAACACATCCATCCACGGGCAAATCTCCATCAATGGAGTGAATCGGCCGATCGAGGTGGAAGCGATCACCTATAGGGAAAAAACATCCATAAGACTTGATCGGCTCATGAAGCGTTCTGCCTTTGTCACGTTTTTAAAAAAGTGAAACCCTAATCCTTTCCCGACAGTCGTGGCGCATCCGCTAGTTCTTTAGTTTCCACGCGACTGCCGGGATAGAGCAATGATGTCATGAGCGAAGTAGGCGATGTTGTGGCTGTG
Coding sequences within it:
- a CDS encoding prepilin-type N-terminal cleavage/methylation domain-containing protein, whose amino-acid sequence is MKSEHVFRTFHPREKKGFSLIEVICALVILFLVILSTLAVLDYTLKVTVASRNRMGAFAAAERMAVFVLASSKGASNPQMDSSNTSIHGQISINGVNRPIEVEAITYREKTSIRLDRLMKRSAFVTFLKK